One Candidatus Aegiribacteria sp. genomic region harbors:
- a CDS encoding DUF4143 domain-containing protein: ATANQKKFKASILDIGLMQRLCQTPVDLELQRKDLLAMFRGKLAEQYVAQELLAYHGPDLFYWSRDARGSSAEVDYLLTFNGKIYPIEVKSGAAGSLKSLHMLLRKYSNCPRGLVLYDGTYKTLPEQKLEYLPLYSAGGMSGERISDI, translated from the coding sequence GGCAACTGCCAATCAAAAAAAGTTCAAGGCATCCATATTGGATATCGGTCTGATGCAAAGACTCTGTCAGACTCCTGTCGACCTTGAGCTTCAGCGAAAGGATTTACTGGCAATGTTCAGAGGGAAGCTTGCTGAACAATACGTTGCTCAGGAACTTCTTGCTTATCACGGCCCAGATCTTTTCTACTGGTCGCGAGATGCCAGGGGAAGCAGTGCCGAGGTTGATTATCTTCTTACATTCAACGGGAAAATCTATCCGATTGAAGTTAAGTCCGGAGCAGCCGGAAGCTTGAAAAGCCTTCATATGCTGCTGCGAAAATACTCCAACTGTCCCCGGGGTCTGGTTTTGTATGACGGTACATATAAAACCCTTCCGGAACAGAAACTGGAGTATTTACCGTTATATAGCGCCGGCGGGATGTCCGGAGAACGAATTTCTGACATCTGA